A stretch of the Sylvia atricapilla isolate bSylAtr1 chromosome 30, bSylAtr1.pri, whole genome shotgun sequence genome encodes the following:
- the CADM3 gene encoding cell adhesion molecule 3 isoform X3, with product MQPPALGILLLIACFGGARGNLSRDESQPTTSDETVVAGGTVVLKCQVEDPDDSSLQWSNPAQQTLYFGEKRALRDNRIQLERSTPNELTISISDVVLADEGEYTCSIFTMPVRTAKALVTVLGIPQKPQIFGHEQPIDEEKVARLICRSSGSKPAAQLRWRKGNREIKDSGTEVVEDPNGKTFTVTSRVEFRVTKEDNEVEVTCTVDHESLQNSERSTTQKLQVHYKPTAKIEPHPQYPREGEKLQLQCDGQGNPIPQEFLWEKEGSDAPLQLSSDSVLIFPFLNKSDSGTYVCTATSSMGSVVAKYNLDVSDASPVPSTSSTYHAMIGGVVAVIVFLLLSLLIVLGHYLIRHKGTYLTHEAKGSDDAPDADTAIINAEGGQAGGDDKKEYFI from the exons atgcagcccccagccctcgGCATCCTCCTGCTCATCGCTTGCTTCGGCGGCGCCCGGGGGAACCTCTCCCGCGACG AGAGCCAGCCCACGACATCAGACGAGACCGTGGTGGCCGGGGGCACGGTGGTGCTCAAGTGCCAGGTGGAGGATCCCGATGACTCCTCGCTGCAGTGGTCCAACCCTGCCCAGCAGACCCTGTACTTTGGGGAAAAACGAG CCCTGCGGGATAACAGGATCCAGCTGGAGAGATCCACCCCCAACGAGCTGACCATCAGCATCAGCGATGTGGTGCTGGCCGACGAGGGCGAGTACACCTGCTCCATCTTCACCATGCCCGTGAGGACGGCCAAGGCCCTGGTCACTGTGCTGG ggatCCCCCAGAAACCCCAAATCTTCGGCCACGAGCAGCCCATCGATGAGGAGAAGGTGGCCCGGCTCATCTGCCGCTCCTCCGGCAGCAAACCCGCGGCACAACTGCGCTGGAGGAAGGGCAACAGGGAGATCAAGG acTCGGGCACCGAGGTGGTGGAGGACCCCAACGGCAAGACCTTCACAGTGACCAGCAGGGTGGAGTTCCGTGTCACCAAGGAGGACAACGAAGTCGAGGTCACCTGCACAGTGGATCACGAGTCCCTGCAGAACTCGGAGAGGTCAACCACGCAGAAGCTGCAGGTCCACT ACAAGCCAACGGCGAAAATCGAGCCCCACCCGCAGTACCCACGGGagggggagaagctgcagctgcagtgcgACGGGCAGGGCAACCCCAT CCCACAGGAATTCCTCTGGGAGAAGGAGGGCAGCGACGCGCCGCTGCAGCTCAGCTCCGACAGCGTCCTCATCTTCCCTTTCCTCAACAAGAGTGACAGTGGCACCTACGTGTGCACGGCCACCAGCTCCATGGGCAGCGTGGTGGCCAAGTACAACCTAGACGTCAGTG ACGCCAGCCCGGTGCCCTCGACCTCCAGCACCTACCACGCGATGATCGGCGGGGTGGTGGCTGTCATCgtcttcctgctgctcagcctcctcATCGTGCTGGGACATTACCTGATCAGGCACAAAG GAACGTACCTGACCCACGAGGCCAAGGGCTCGGACGACGCTCCGGACGCCGACACCGCCATCATCAACGCCGAGGGCGGCCAGGCCGGCGGTGACGACAAGAAGGAATATTTCATCTAA
- the CADM3 gene encoding cell adhesion molecule 3 isoform X2, translated as MQPPALGILLLIACFGGARGNLSRDESQPTTSDETVVAGGTVVLKCQVEDPDDSSLQWSNPAQQTLYFGEKRALRDNRIQLERSTPNELTISISDVVLADEGEYTCSIFTMPVRTAKALVTVLGIPQKPQIFGHEQPIDEEKVARLICRSSGSKPAAQLRWRKGNREIKDSGTEVVEDPNGKTFTVTSRVEFRVTKEDNEVEVTCTVDHESLQNSERSTTQKLQVHYKPTAKIEPHPQYPREGEKLQLQCDGQGNPIPQEFLWEKEGSDAPLQLSSDSVLIFPFLNKSDSGTYVCTATSSMGSVVAKYNLDVSDLPQLPTPHVHSTPAPPPGPSQPISHASMASAPSFTPALSQDASPVPSTSSTYHAMIGGVVAVIVFLLLSLLIVLGHYLIRHKGLCPSPGDTVTPRHRPPPVMM; from the exons atgcagcccccagccctcgGCATCCTCCTGCTCATCGCTTGCTTCGGCGGCGCCCGGGGGAACCTCTCCCGCGACG AGAGCCAGCCCACGACATCAGACGAGACCGTGGTGGCCGGGGGCACGGTGGTGCTCAAGTGCCAGGTGGAGGATCCCGATGACTCCTCGCTGCAGTGGTCCAACCCTGCCCAGCAGACCCTGTACTTTGGGGAAAAACGAG CCCTGCGGGATAACAGGATCCAGCTGGAGAGATCCACCCCCAACGAGCTGACCATCAGCATCAGCGATGTGGTGCTGGCCGACGAGGGCGAGTACACCTGCTCCATCTTCACCATGCCCGTGAGGACGGCCAAGGCCCTGGTCACTGTGCTGG ggatCCCCCAGAAACCCCAAATCTTCGGCCACGAGCAGCCCATCGATGAGGAGAAGGTGGCCCGGCTCATCTGCCGCTCCTCCGGCAGCAAACCCGCGGCACAACTGCGCTGGAGGAAGGGCAACAGGGAGATCAAGG acTCGGGCACCGAGGTGGTGGAGGACCCCAACGGCAAGACCTTCACAGTGACCAGCAGGGTGGAGTTCCGTGTCACCAAGGAGGACAACGAAGTCGAGGTCACCTGCACAGTGGATCACGAGTCCCTGCAGAACTCGGAGAGGTCAACCACGCAGAAGCTGCAGGTCCACT ACAAGCCAACGGCGAAAATCGAGCCCCACCCGCAGTACCCACGGGagggggagaagctgcagctgcagtgcgACGGGCAGGGCAACCCCAT CCCACAGGAATTCCTCTGGGAGAAGGAGGGCAGCGACGCGCCGCTGCAGCTCAGCTCCGACAGCGTCCTCATCTTCCCTTTCCTCAACAAGAGTGACAGTGGCACCTACGTGTGCACGGCCACCAGCTCCATGGGCAGCGTGGTGGCCAAGTACAACCTAGACGTCAGTG AtcttccccagctccccaccCCACACGTTCACTCCACTCCAGCCCCTCCGCCAGGCCCTTCCCAGCCCATCTCTCATGCTTCCATGGCCTCCGCTCCATCCTTCACTCCAGCTCTCAGCCAAG ACGCCAGCCCGGTGCCCTCGACCTCCAGCACCTACCACGCGATGATCGGCGGGGTGGTGGCTGTCATCgtcttcctgctgctcagcctcctcATCGTGCTGGGACATTACCTGATCAGGCACAAAG GTTTGTGCCCaagccctggggacacggtgacacCCCGCCATCGGCCACCCCCTGTAATGATGT GA
- the CADM3 gene encoding cell adhesion molecule 3 isoform X1 has protein sequence MQPPALGILLLIACFGGARGNLSRDESQPTTSDETVVAGGTVVLKCQVEDPDDSSLQWSNPAQQTLYFGEKRALRDNRIQLERSTPNELTISISDVVLADEGEYTCSIFTMPVRTAKALVTVLGIPQKPQIFGHEQPIDEEKVARLICRSSGSKPAAQLRWRKGNREIKDSGTEVVEDPNGKTFTVTSRVEFRVTKEDNEVEVTCTVDHESLQNSERSTTQKLQVHYKPTAKIEPHPQYPREGEKLQLQCDGQGNPIPQEFLWEKEGSDAPLQLSSDSVLIFPFLNKSDSGTYVCTATSSMGSVVAKYNLDVSDLPQLPTPHVHSTPAPPPGPSQPISHASMASAPSFTPALSQDASPVPSTSSTYHAMIGGVVAVIVFLLLSLLIVLGHYLIRHKGTYLTHEAKGSDDAPDADTAIINAEGGQAGGDDKKEYFI, from the exons atgcagcccccagccctcgGCATCCTCCTGCTCATCGCTTGCTTCGGCGGCGCCCGGGGGAACCTCTCCCGCGACG AGAGCCAGCCCACGACATCAGACGAGACCGTGGTGGCCGGGGGCACGGTGGTGCTCAAGTGCCAGGTGGAGGATCCCGATGACTCCTCGCTGCAGTGGTCCAACCCTGCCCAGCAGACCCTGTACTTTGGGGAAAAACGAG CCCTGCGGGATAACAGGATCCAGCTGGAGAGATCCACCCCCAACGAGCTGACCATCAGCATCAGCGATGTGGTGCTGGCCGACGAGGGCGAGTACACCTGCTCCATCTTCACCATGCCCGTGAGGACGGCCAAGGCCCTGGTCACTGTGCTGG ggatCCCCCAGAAACCCCAAATCTTCGGCCACGAGCAGCCCATCGATGAGGAGAAGGTGGCCCGGCTCATCTGCCGCTCCTCCGGCAGCAAACCCGCGGCACAACTGCGCTGGAGGAAGGGCAACAGGGAGATCAAGG acTCGGGCACCGAGGTGGTGGAGGACCCCAACGGCAAGACCTTCACAGTGACCAGCAGGGTGGAGTTCCGTGTCACCAAGGAGGACAACGAAGTCGAGGTCACCTGCACAGTGGATCACGAGTCCCTGCAGAACTCGGAGAGGTCAACCACGCAGAAGCTGCAGGTCCACT ACAAGCCAACGGCGAAAATCGAGCCCCACCCGCAGTACCCACGGGagggggagaagctgcagctgcagtgcgACGGGCAGGGCAACCCCAT CCCACAGGAATTCCTCTGGGAGAAGGAGGGCAGCGACGCGCCGCTGCAGCTCAGCTCCGACAGCGTCCTCATCTTCCCTTTCCTCAACAAGAGTGACAGTGGCACCTACGTGTGCACGGCCACCAGCTCCATGGGCAGCGTGGTGGCCAAGTACAACCTAGACGTCAGTG AtcttccccagctccccaccCCACACGTTCACTCCACTCCAGCCCCTCCGCCAGGCCCTTCCCAGCCCATCTCTCATGCTTCCATGGCCTCCGCTCCATCCTTCACTCCAGCTCTCAGCCAAG ACGCCAGCCCGGTGCCCTCGACCTCCAGCACCTACCACGCGATGATCGGCGGGGTGGTGGCTGTCATCgtcttcctgctgctcagcctcctcATCGTGCTGGGACATTACCTGATCAGGCACAAAG GAACGTACCTGACCCACGAGGCCAAGGGCTCGGACGACGCTCCGGACGCCGACACCGCCATCATCAACGCCGAGGGCGGCCAGGCCGGCGGTGACGACAAGAAGGAATATTTCATCTAA